The DNA segment TCGTATGAAGCAGAAAATTTTATACTGGAGTTCGATACTGTAAACCTTAATCTGGTAAATGGCCCGCAATTCAAACCCTATTACTTGCCTATCTCTACAGGCTCTGTCCCTATCTCCGGTGAGGTTGTATGCAGAAAACCCGCTTTTCCGAAGGACACTGCTTTGTGTTATGGGAACATCCTCCATTTAACAATTGATTCAAATGATGCCAAAAACATTATCTGGAGCACAGGGGATACTACCGGTTCAATCAGTATTGATAAGTCCGGTACCTATTGGGTGAGAAGAACTTTTTCGAACTGTTTCTTTACGGATACAATTCATGTTAAGATTTATGAAAAAGTATTGATTACATTACCTGAAGATTCCCTGGTTTGCCCTGGAACCGATGTAGAACTTGTGGCGCATCACCAGGGGATTTCGTTTAAGTGGTATGGACCCAATAATCTTGAAGTGGTTTCCGATACCATTTTTGCAGATACTGCAGGATTGTACCGGGTAAGGGTGGCCGATGCCGGTGGCTGTGTTGATCTGGACACATTCGAATTAAAATTACATCCAAAACCTGTGGCTTATGCCGCACCAGATACTACCGTTTGTTTGGGAGATTCCGTGACACTGCGTGGGACGCCACAACAAAATTGTAACTGGACAGGACCTTCCTTAATCTCTTCTCAATGTGCGGTAACAGTTTTCCCCAACAGCACTTCGCGCTATAGTTTCAGTACTGCCAACAGTTTCGGTTGTACTGATACTGCATCTGTTTTGGTGCAGGTTCCTGAGATTCAAACCAGTGAAATTTCGCCAATACGGTTTTGTGAAAATGAAAATCCTAAACTTATTAAGATAAAATCAAATGATATCGCAGTGTGGAATTGGAGGTCTACAACAGGCCAGTTGTTGGATACAGGAAAAGTATTAAATTTTTCATTATACCCTCTGGATACGCTCATTCTAATGGCAAATAATAGTTGCGCCATTACTTTTACCGATACCATAATTGTAACAATCAATGATACACCCACCTCAGATATTACCATAACCCCAACCACCGGATGTTTGCCTGTATTGGTTAATTTCTCATTTCACCCCGTTGACTTTGATCAGGTTTATATTGATTTTGGTGATGGCGATACAGCAATATATAATTCAGCGCCATTTAATCATAACTATACAGAACAAGGCGAATTTAGTCCAAGTATTAAATTAACCTCTGACCAGGGTTGTTCAAGCATAATCCCAGTAAAGGAAACCATCAGAACCCTCAGAACCCCTCACGCCCATTTTGCAATCAATCCGGAGCCGCTGATTGTCCCTGATACCTTTACTTTATTAAATATTTCCTTAAATAGTGATTCGATTATCTGGTCTATAAATGGGGATTCCTTATTCGGCAACGAAAAAAATATTTTTGTCGAAGATTCGGGTCAGTATATTGTTAAGCTTATAGCATTAAATGAATTTTGTAGGGACTCCATAGAGCGTAAGCTGCAGTTCATCGCAATTCCATTTTTTTGGATTCCAAATGCCTTCTCACCCAATTCTGATGCAACCAATGATTTCTTTAGCCCGACCATAATTGGATATGAACCGGTTCGGTTGAGAATTTTTGACAGGTGGGGCGAACGAATATTCGATTCAAAAGAAAGCCGCACCCTTATATGGGATGGAACATCCAAAGGCATTGCTACACAGGACGGATCATATTTTTACATTTTTGAAGTTATATCCTCTGAAGGAAAAGGGCTTACGTTAAAAGGAATGGTTAATATTGTAAGATAACCCACTTTATAAAAGTAAAAAATAGCC comes from the Bacteroidia bacterium genome and includes:
- a CDS encoding gliding motility-associated C-terminal domain-containing protein — its product is MNSSLDLQWSKEVIQPSAMLGNTLHEIHAFGEKSVFALDAPGAVRNVIGLLDENGEILWAMKTNASLVNEIQNIGNDLLLFAPDYLGISRQPRVFALDSNGIFKWAKALPQQPSNLSGTGGRHSLFPKGDQFHFIHNQEYQSDQVIMVNSLFDSAGKMLSQSTYPYYFEAGYTGLNANYTLVLARPDPPNPQFFSSLRFDELICNTTTYSYEAENFILEFDTVNLNLVNGPQFKPYYLPISTGSVPISGEVVCRKPAFPKDTALCYGNILHLTIDSNDAKNIIWSTGDTTGSISIDKSGTYWVRRTFSNCFFTDTIHVKIYEKVLITLPEDSLVCPGTDVELVAHHQGISFKWYGPNNLEVVSDTIFADTAGLYRVRVADAGGCVDLDTFELKLHPKPVAYAAPDTTVCLGDSVTLRGTPQQNCNWTGPSLISSQCAVTVFPNSTSRYSFSTANSFGCTDTASVLVQVPEIQTSEISPIRFCENENPKLIKIKSNDIAVWNWRSTTGQLLDTGKVLNFSLYPLDTLILMANNSCAITFTDTIIVTINDTPTSDITITPTTGCLPVLVNFSFHPVDFDQVYIDFGDGDTAIYNSAPFNHNYTEQGEFSPSIKLTSDQGCSSIIPVKETIRTLRTPHAHFAINPEPLIVPDTFTLLNISLNSDSIIWSINGDSLFGNEKNIFVEDSGQYIVKLIALNEFCRDSIERKLQFIAIPFFWIPNAFSPNSDATNDFFSPTIIGYEPVRLRIFDRWGERIFDSKESRTLIWDGTSKGIATQDGSYFYIFEVISSEGKGLTLKGMVNIVR